The window TGATGCAGCATGCCCATTTCGCTGGAAATATCCTTGAGCATGACCATGGAACCGAGAATCTTGCGGCTCGCACCGTGGCAGTGGTGGCAGCTCTCGGCATTCTCAATAGTATAGGTAGCCGCAAAGTAAGGCTTATCGCCGATGGTGAGGGTTTCAAAGCGCTTGACTGGAGTCTCCAGCGATTCCGTCACAATAGCAGCCAGAGTGGGATTCCCGATCTCGCCGGCCAGCTCCTTGCGCTCTACCGTCTCGCGGGTGCCGTAGCTGACCACGCCCTTGAAATCGGTCAGATAGACGTCGATATTGTCGTATTGCTCGCGGATATGCGCAAACTTGGCGCGGGTGCCGGCGTCATCCCCCACGGACATGGGATCTTCGATGGCGCTGAGCAGCATGTCAGAAACGGATGCTGCGGCATCATGAATGAGGTAGAAGGCGGTTTCCTTCTGATTGTAGGAATTGGCAAGGAATAGACCGGAAAAGGAGAGAACCGAAGCCACTGTGACAAGGAAGAGAACCTTGATCCCCAGGGAACGAAGCAAGAACTGCATAGAGCCTCCCGTAGCGCAGCAGACGCGCAGCGATGTGGTCCCATCATCTGTAACCGGAAGTCCGGCCACCCCCAGAATGGAAAGAACGGCAACATGAAATGCCTATAGCGCATTGCGGCAACAGAGTATCCACCCTACCGCAGTACAGTATAGCTACTTTAGCAAACCTGTAGAATACTCCACAAGTTACGTCAAGTAAGGCGTCAATTTTTAACCATTAGTTACAAATCCGACAGGTAGAGTGCGCAACGGGGCCCACTGCGCACAGCGGACCGCTAGCGCCTGCGCCGCAACTGATATTTGGCTACAGCTGCATTGTGCTCTTGGAGTGTCTTGCTGAAATGATGGCTGCCGTCACCCTTGGCGACGAAGTACAGATAGGAGTGCTTTTGCGGAAACACCGCTGCGCGTATGGCTTCAAGCCCCGGTGAACAGATGGGGCCGGGAGGTAACCCGGGCTGCATGTAGGTATTGTAGGGATTGGTGGCGTTACGGAGATCTCGCTTCGTGATGTTGCCGTTAAAAGCTGGGCCGATCCCGTAAATAATGGTCGGATCCGCCTGCATGAGCATATTCCGACGCATGCGGTTGGCGTAAACACCGGCAACCACGGCCCGCTCGTCCGCTACTGAAGTTTCCTTTTCCACAAGGCTGGCAAGAATGAGAATGCGCCGCAACTCGTCCGCAGGGGGAGGACCCGCGGGCCACAGGGGTGCCGTTTTGCTCCAGAAGGTCTGCACCAGACGCGAGGCGGTTTCCCACGCAGTGCGCGGCGTCATAACCTCTGGTTTATCCATGAGGTAGGTTTCCGGAAAAAGAAAGCCTTCCGCGTTTTCAAAGGGAATGCGGTGCTCCGCCAGAAAAACAGGATCATGCGTAACCTGACGAAAGTCCTCGGCCCGGCCGAATTCCTGCGCTTCGACCGCCTTTGCCACATCCCACCAGGCCAGACCTTCCGGGAATTGCAGGCGATACTGCACGGGCATGCCCTTCACCAGCATCTCCAGCACCTCATCCGGCGTCCAACCCGTATTGACGATGAATTCACCGGCCTGAATGGAGCCGGTAAGCTTGCGATACCGCGCCAGCATCCGGAACTTGCGAACGCTGGTGATGACATTCTTCTCGTGCAGATCTGCGGCCACCTTGTCAAAGGTAGCCCCGGGCCGGATGCGGATATGCACTTCCTGTCCGGTCGCTTCCGGAGCCGTTTTCAAAAAGGAACGGGCTTGATGCCACGTAACCAGACTTGCGACCAGGATAAGCGCCGCTACGGAGCCTAGGCTGATGGACAGAGCCTTTTTCATGCGTTTCCGTCCGTCGCACAGCGCTGGTGCTCAGGCTGATTGAGAAAGGATTCCAGAATGCGTACGGCGGCCTGCTGGTCCACCACTTTCTTGATCTCGCGTCCGCTCAGCCCCGCTTCGCGCAGGTCGTCTTCCGCCTCATGAGAGCTCAGCACCTCGGTCATGTAATAGACCGGCAGGGTGCATCGACGCTTCAGGCGTGCCACGAAGTTGCGCACCTGACGGGTCATCAGGGTTTCGGTACCGTCCAGCAAGGTAGGCAGCCCCACAACAATGGCCGCGGGATTCTCCTCCTCAATGAAGGCAAGCAATTCCGCAAAAAAACGATCCTTGGTCGTCATCACAAGGGTGCGGCGCGGAAAAGCCATCCTGCCGCCCGCATCCGTGGCGGCAAGGCCGGTCCGCTTGGTTCCGTAGTCGATGGCGATGCACTTCATCTCAGCTGAACAATCCTTATACGGGAATTCATGAAAAAAGCGCACGGGCAGCCCCGTGCGCTCCCTGTGCGCGCTGTTGTAGCCTGAGACAAGACCCCGATCAAGCACCTTGTCATACCGCACAAGGTCTCAGGGGCTGCCGTTCAGTCCAGCCCTGTCTTCCTAAATGGACACATCCGCCGCCACAATGCCGAGAATGGTGCCTTGCGCATTCCTGAAGGGACTGGAGACCGTGATGCACGGAGCACCGGTGGCGTCCGATACATAGACGCTGGAAACGTAGAGGCTGCCTGTTTCCATGGGGCCGCTGAACCATGGACGTGACGACCAGTCCCTGCCGCGGGCCTTGGCGTCTTCACGGCTTTCACTGCCAGGGCGGGGAACATTCGAGGTCGGTTGCACCCCGGTGGAGTCCGTCATGTACAGCAGCTCCACGAACGAGTGCCTGCCGATGATGCTCCGCATGGCCTGTTCCTGCCGATCCGGCATGCCGGAAAGAATATCCGGCGACGTTGCCAGCGAGTTGATCAACTCGTGCGCCTTGCCGCTGCCGATGAGCCGGAACACGCTGTTCAGATTGGCCAGATTGTCCACCTCCCCGGACAGAGTGGACAGCGAACTGAGCGAATCCCGCATGTGGCTGCTGGTGGTACCGGAAATCTCGTCCACGGTACTAATGATGGTATTGATGTGCTCCGCGCTGACGGCCTGCTGACTGGCCGCAGCGGCAATGGACTGGATCTGCCCTGCGCTCTCTTCCGCAAGCGATACGATGTTCTGCAACAGTTCGCCGGAACGGGAAGCCAGTTCCGTTGCCGCATCAACCATGCGCGCCGTCTGGTGCATTCCGTCCCGCGTCTGGGCCACCCCCTGCTTGATGGCCGTTATCTGGCTGCCCACTTCTCCGGTGGCCTGCATGGTCTTTTCCGCCAGCTTGCGCACCTCGTCGGCAACCACAGCGAAGCCTCGTCCCGCATCTCCCGCGCGGGCGGCCTCAATTGCGGCGTTCAACGCCAGCAGGTTGGTCTGGTCCGCGATGTTGGAGATAATCTCCATAACCTCGTCCACGGCATCCGCCTTGGCTCCAAGCCCGTTCACCACGCTTTCCAATGCCTGCGTCTGCGCATGCACATCCGTAATGGCCTGTACGGTCCGGTCAACGGAAACGGCCCCTTCCTGCGCCCGGTCACGGGTGGTGTCGCTATGCACCGCTGCGGCCTCCGAGGCTTCTGCCACCTGCTGCACTGCGGCATTCATCTGTTCCATGGCAACAGTGGCCTCGCCGGCCAGTTCCTGCTGCCGAAGCGACCCTTCGCTCGCGCTGCGCGCATCCTTCTGCAATGCCGCGCGCGACTCACGAATGCCGACGATGGACCCGTCCAGCGTATCAGATGAATTGAGCAACCCCTTGCAGCGGGCCTTTTCCGCAAGCTCCCGCGTTTCGACAATCTCCTTGCGGCGCTTTTCCGCATGGGCGCGGCTGTCATCCGCGTTCCGTTCAGCCGCCACCAGCGCTGCGCGCAACTGGCCGAATGCGTCTGCCAGTTCTCGCATGCTGCCGGCGGATTCTCCCCGTAACGAGGCAATCCCGCCTGCAACGGCAGCCGGAACCGCATCCCCTACGGTCAAGGCCCTTACATACTGCACCATCCGTTCTTCACGACGGGCTGCCCCGCGTACGCGAACCCATCCGGTCACGGCGATCAGCGTCAGCACGGCACAAGCCGCACCCAGCGCCAGCGTTCCCGTTTCTCCTGCTCCCGCAGCGGCCTGCGCAGGATGGGGAACTCCCACCCCGATGAACAGAACCGCCGCAACTCCCGCGATCACGCCAATGGCGCTTCGCTCCTTCATTCCTCTCATGGCGTCTCACCTCATTCTGCTCAAGTGCCGGATAAACATTGGACAAGGGACTAGTCTTGTCCCAAAACCTTTTTGAACACAACAGGATACAATATTGTAGGATAGCGCATAAAAATAGGCGGCAGGCTACAAAAACGCAGCCTGCCGCCCGAGCATTCTTCAGACATTTTACGGTTTCTACGCCGCGTTCGCCGCCCCCCACAGGGCAGCGCCCAGCGCGCCGCACATATCCGGCTCTTCCGGAATCAGCAGGGCTTCCTGTTCCGTGCCAAGCTCCCGTCGCAGCAGTTCGCGGATGCAGGGATTGTTGGCCACACCACCGGCAAAGACCAGAGGGAACTCAAGCCCTATCCGCCGCAACATGTTCATGGTGCGCCGGACAATGGATTGGTGCAGACCGAGGGCAATGCTTTCCGGCTTCACACCCTGCGCCATGAGCGAAGTGGCCTCCGTTTCCGCAAAAACGGTGCACATGGAGTTGATCACCGGGGCATCTTTGCCGAGCATGGCGTAGGAGCCAAAGGAAGCCACGTCCATCTGGAACACGGTGGCCGTATATTCCAGAAACTTGCCCGTACCGGCAGCACAGCGGTCGTTCATCTCGAAACGCCCCACCTTGCCGCCGGCCAGCACGGAAATGGCCTTTGTGTCCTGCCCGCCGATATCAAGCACGGTACGGGCCTGCGGGAAAAGATGGCATGCCGCCAGCGCATGGGCCCGAATCTCGGTAACGGTCTCCACCGGAGCGGCAAAGCCCAGATCCTGCACCAACGCACGGCCGTAGCCCGTAGATACGATTCTGTCGGGCTCGCAGCCTTCCAGCAGGGCGCGGCACTGACGCACCGGATCAAAGGTCGTGGGCAGACGACGCTGCAGAGTGGTGCTCCAGCCAGACCCGGCTGCGGCATCCGGCTCGCGCAGAACCAGTTCCATGGAACGGGAACCGATATCTATGCCCGCGATGCGCACGGCTACTTCACCATTTCCACAAAGGCTTCAATGCGGGTCTTGAGCTGCTCCACGTCCTCCATGCTGTAGTCGGTCTCGATGGAAAGCATGGGAATACCTTCCTCACGCAACACCTTGTCCACCTTGATGGCCTCGTGAGCGTAGGGCTGGCAGAACATGAGGGAATAATGCACCACGCCGTCCGCCTTGAGGTCCTTGGTCAGATTCACCACATTTTCAAGACGCTCGGTATTGGGGGTGAAGCAAGCGCAGTCTATGCGCATGTAGCGATCCACGATGGCGTCGATCATGGCATCCATGGAGGTTGCGGATTCATCCACCAGATCACGGATGTTGCGCGTGCCGATGCACGACTCTTCTCCCACGATCACCGCACCGGAGCTTTCCATCACATAGGGCAGCTTCCAGTTCGGCACAGCCATGGGGCAGCCGGAAAGCAGCAGGCGGGCAGTCTTTTCGGGAGCGATGCCTTCGCCCCGGGCAATGCGGGCTTCCATCTCATCGCACAGGGTGTTCACGGATTGCGTAAAACGCACCGGATCATCATAGAAGGAAACCTGATTGATGAGCAGAGCGTCACGGCCGGAGATGGGAGCCGGATTGGCGGCGCGCAGCGCGGAAAGACGCTGCAAGGCGCGACGTTTGTCGTTGGCGGTCCGTATGCCCTGCGCGAGCTTTTCCGGAGTGATGGTCACGCCGGTCAGACGTTCCAGTTCGTTCTTGAAACGCACCACCTCTGCGCGGAACAGTTCACGCGCATCACCGCTCTTGGTCTGGGGCAGTTCCATCACGTGCATGTTCACGTAATCGCCGAAGGCTTCATAGGCCTTCTTCTTGCCGTCGCAGGTGGTCTCGCCCACGATCATGTCGCAGGATTCGGTATAGGGACACAGGCGCGCCAGTTTGAAACCGATGAAGGATTTGATCAGCGCACAGGTATTGCGGGGCACCAGTTTTTCCGCCTGCTCAGTGCCCGCATCCGCCCCCGCACACAGGCCCACATGCACAGCGTCTGCGGCAAGGGTCAGCTCTTCGGGCACGAACACGCAGAACGTGCCGATGACCTTGCGGCCTGCCGCCTTGGCATCCTGCAGTTCCTTCACGCGCAGGCCGTGCACCTCGCTGAGAACGAAGTCGAGGTACTCCATCCCCTTGAGGCGTCCCTGCTGGGACATGTAAATATCGCCATAGAATTTACCCAGCACGGCCAGCAAGCCGTCATGAGCATCAATATCCAGATCCAGTTGCTCCCACATTTCCTTGTACGCAGCGTTGCTCATTGCTCTCCTCCATCGGTGGTGCGGCATGGTGAACAGGGACCGGCGCAGCTTGAGTCCGGCAATCCCCTCGACAACAGGACGGTCAACAGGCCCGACCCGCCATACCGATACAGGGGAAGGGCATTGCACCTTGTAGCAACGGTACAGACATGCATCCAATCGAAAATGGAAATAACTGCGGGCCATTACGATTGAATTATCCGATAGCTTACCGGAAAATGCAGCGACACAGAGCCATACCCGCTGAACTACCCGAGTTCACCACCCCGGACCTGCCCGATGCCGCAACGGTACGAATAATCATGTTCATAATCATTTGGATAGCAGGGCATGCGGTTGCCAAACCCCCTGCGGGCAGGTACATCTCAGCCCGTAAGCCGACCTGTGCAGCACAGGACGAACCCCAACAGAATGAATGCCATGAACGAACAGCATCAATATATTATCGGCGTGGACGCCGGAGGCACATACACGGACGCCGTGATCATGGATGCCGCGTCCGGCCGCGTCATCGCCTCGGCCAAACGCCCCACCACGCACTACAATCTCAGTGAAGGCATTACAGCCGTGCTTGGCGCTGTCATGCAGGATTCGCAGATACCGCCGCAGGCCGTGGCGCTTACCAGTATTTCCACCACCCTTGCCACCAATGCCCTTGTGGAAGGCAAAGGGGCGGACGTGGGCCTGTTCGTCATCGGCTTCAACCAGCGGCTGGAAGTACCCGCCGTGGCAGCCCGCTACATTCCGGGCGGTCACAGCATCAAGGGCGAAGAGTGCGAACCGCTGGGCGTCAATTTCGTTCTGGATGGCCTGCAGGAACTGCACGGGCAGGTGGATGCGTGGGCCGTATGCGGCTCCATGGCCTTCAAGAATCCCGCGCACGAGCTGGTCACGGCCAAGGCCATCCAGCTGGCCGCCAAGCTGCCCGTGTTCTGTTCGCATGAAGCGAGCATGCGTGCGGGCATGAAGGAGCGCGCCACCACGGCCTGCCTGAACGCCCAGTTGCTCCCCGTCATGCGCGATTTTCTGGACGGTATGAGCAGGGCCCTGTGCAGCCTGAACATAGGCGGCTCCGTCTATGTGGTGCGCGGCGACGCCCGCGCCATGCCCATGGAGGAAGCTCTGCGGCAGGCAGCCTCCACCGTTGCCAGCGGCCCCGCCGCAACGGCACTGTTCGGCTCGCATCAGTCCCGGCTGCAGGACGCAAGCATTCAGGATGCCCTTATTCTTGATGTGGGCGGCACCACCACGGACATCACCCTCATCCGCTCCGGCAAACCCGTGATCGATGAGGGGGGTATGACCATCGGCAAATGGGAAACGCATGTGGAAGCCGTAGAAATGTTTACCGTGGGCGTGGGTGGCGACAGCTTCGTGTGTCCCGTCAAGGATGGAGGCTTCAGTCTCGGCCCCTCGCGCGTATTACCCCTGTGCATGGCCGGTGACCTGCCTGCCCCAGAAGGCTGGCTCAGCCACGGGCTGAACGCCCGCTGCATTCTGGCCGCACCGGCCCTGACGGAGGAAGACAAGGCCGGGGACGACATACTGCGCCTTCTTGCCGAGCACGGCCCCGCAACGCCCGAACAGATCATGCGCAGCCTCAAGCTGGCGGAAATCACTGTGGAGCAGCGTCTGGCAAAGCTTGCACGTCGGCAAAAGGTCATCGAGACCGGTTTCACTCCCACCGACGCCCTGCACGTGCTGGACATGCTGCATCTCGGCAATGCCGATGCCTCATCCGCAGCAGCAGCCCTGCTCGGCGCGCCGCGTCAGCAAGATGCCCGCGCCTTCGCCCGGAGTGTGCTGCACGAGGCGGAACGCATCATCGAAGAAACCGTGCTGCGCCATGTCACTCGCCGCGAAGTAGGCGGCGGGCTGGCAGCCTTTCTTGCCGACAGGGATAAACACTCGCTCATTACGGTGGATGTGGCCCTGAACGTTCCCATGATTGGCATAGGCGCTGCGGCCCGGATGCTTCTGCCCGAGGTGGCCAAACGCCTGCGCACCACCATCACGTTCCCGGAACGGCACGAGGTAGGCAATGCGCTGGGGGCCGCACTCATGGCGCGCCCTCTGCTGCAGGGCAACGGCACAACAGACTCGCAGCAGGTGTGACGGCTTGAACTGTGCGCGCGTTTGCTATAACACCATTTTTTGACGCATTTCGATGAGTTAACGCTGGAACGAGCAGATCATACAGGAGAAGCACATGGAATTCCGCCCCAAGTCGTTTGAGGCCTGCATAGAAGTAGGCAGCGAATGCGAAGATTGCAGCATCGTGCACGCATGGGTACACGTGGACGGTGTGTGGACCGTGCACGCATGGGGAGAAACCGACATTGCGGTCTACGACCTGACCGTCACCCGCGACCCCATGCACAAGAGCGAATATTACAAAGAGATGGGCGTTACCGAGGAACGTCTCAAGCGCTATTCCCGCATTGAGTTCTTCACCCTGCTTGGCGACCACAAACACTTCGGTCCTTATGACAAGGAGTTCTTCTTCGCCGAAACCTCGGACACCGACCCGCTGCTGAAAATCAAGAAGTAGCCTTCAGACAAACAAACATGAAAGCCCCCCGACACCGCAATGTCGGGGGGCTTTTTTCATCAGATGCCGTCCGGCAGGCCTTGCTCCGCGAAAGCCTACCCTTTCTTTTCGCCGCCCACGGAATACTGCCCCTTTGCCTTTTGCTTGCAACCGCCCAGAGGGGAGGCGATAACCACGGCCGTCAGGAGCACCAGCAATAGGCATATGCCCTTCTTGAATACACGCATGGCTATTCTCCTTGCAGCAAGGGGCAGCGCACAGAAAGCGGCTAGCCCGAAAAAACGTCCGAACCGTACTGGGCCATAAGCTCGCCGGTTTCGCGGTAGTGATGGCGCATGTGCTGCTCAATGGCCATGCCGTCTCCGGTCTTGAGCACTTCCAACAGGGCCTTGTGGCGCCTGTATATGGTTTCCGGGGCATACAGCGCCTTCAGATGGTGGCTGAGCAGGAAGTGGGTCACACGCCTGCTGGAACGCTGGGAAAACTCCACCAGCAGTTCGTTGTCCACCTTGTCGAACAGGGTATTGTGAAATTCGTGGTCCAGACGGGTCAACTCGTTCAGATCGCGGGAACCGGCCGCAATTTCGCCCATCTTCTCCACGATCTCCGTCAGGCGGGCAAAATCGCCTTCGCTGAACTGGTTTATGGTCTGGGCAATGCCAAAGCCTTCCAGCACGCCGCCCAGCACGTAGCTGTCCAGAATCTGTTTGGCGGTGAGCGACACCACGGATTTGCCGACCTGCGGACGGGAAACAACAATACCCTCGCGCATCAGTTCCAGCAGGGCTTCGCGCACGGGGGCGCGACTGATCTGCAGCTCTGCCGCCACAACGCTTTCTTTGATGCGCTGACCGGACTGAATCTCGCCGTTCAGGATCTTGTCCTTGAGGTATTCTACAACCTGCTCAGAATATGTACTTCTTTGAATCATGCATGTTCCTGTTCCGGCAGAAGGCACCACCCTTCCCCCGCCGTCGATGAGGGACTATACAGGTATATTGTACGGAATATCAACCTGCACGGGAAATTAGCCCGCATGCGGCGGGTCGCCCCCGCCGCAACGGGGCACGCTGCCACCATTTCACGAGTCCGGATTGCCACATTTCATAGATTAGCCTATCCATATTGCAATGATTCTTCCGGCAGATCCCCTCACCTTTTCCCTTCCGGCGCACTGATGCCACTGGAGGCTCCATGAGACACTGGTTGCTTACGACGTCCTTTCTCACCTGTGCTATGCTCGGCCTATTCGGCATGGCAGGCTGTACCCCGAAAAACGCGCAGCAGAACAGCATGGCTGTGCCCTATTCGCTCAATCCCGACTTCGCCACCAACCCCTTTGCCCTTGGCGACGGCGGCCAGTGGGGGACGGGACTCGCCCTCGCGGATATCGACCGCAACGGTTATCCCGACCTCGTGGTCTCCGCAGGCAACGACAAGGACAACCAGAACGTGGTTGTCTACTTCAACTCCGGCGGCAACAACATCTCTGCCACCCCAGGATGGAGCTCGGCAGACAAGGACCATCACGGCACCCTCGCCGTGGGTGATATCGACGGCAACGGCTGGCCGGATGTGGCCGTTTCCGTCTTCCTCGGCAAGGATCTCTCCTACGAGGGTGGTGGCGTTAAAGTCTATTACAACTATGGCCCGCCCAACTACCTGACGGCCGCCCCCACCATCATCGACACGGGCTATCCTTCATACGGCTGCGCACTGGGAGACATGGACGGCGACGGCGACCTTGACCTTGCCGTAGCAGGCGGCGAGCCCATTCCCGAGGTGGAAAGCTTTGCCACGCAGACCTGCGGCGACGCCAAAGCGCCAAAGCGTCACGAGGGCACCTTCGCCGCCCGCGCCAAGGCCACGGAACTGGCCGGAGCTGGCGGCACGCAGGAGCCCCCCTTTGTCACCCAGGGCCGCATCTACATCAACAACGGCGGTACATTCAGCAAGGACGCCGTGTGGACCACCAGCGACAGCTTTGTGGCCATGGCCGTGGAGTTTGCCGACGCCAACTATGACGGCCTGATGGACGTCATCTTCCAATCCGCCCCTGTACGCATCTATCTGGGCATGCAGGTGAACGGCAAAGGCGGCATTCAGACCACCCCTGGCTGGATGAGTACCGATGCCAACTATTACGGCAACGGCTTTGACTACGCCTCGTCCATGACCCTGCCAGGCTCACTGGAAAAACCGGTGTTTTCCATCGCCGCCTCCTCCAACAGCTACATGGGTCAGGGGCGCGGGGGCTTCTCGCTCTACCGCTTCCTCTCGCCCTTCGTCATTCAATACACGCCGCATAACAGCACCCCCAACTGGCAATCCAGATACGGCGACTGGGGAAGCGGCGTGCGCCTTTCCGACGTGGACAGTGACGGCGATCTCGACATGCTCACCCACCGCTGGAACACGCCCGGATTCAATGATCTGAACGGCAGATTGCTCATCTATCAGGGCAACGGCGGCCTGTTCACGGAAACACCGGTATGGGAATCCGCCGCCACCTCCATCATCGAAGTCATTCAGGTGGCCGACCTCGACCGCAAGGACGAGCAGTCCGCCACCGTGGATATCACCATCAGCGACGAAAACTGGAGCCCCGCCCAAGTGGGCCAGTCTGTGGTCTACCTGCCGCAGCAGGTTATCGCCTCCGTCAACACCGTGTCCGTCAACGGCATACTGCTGAACGCAGGCAAGGACTATGTTTTCGTTACCGGACGCAACTGGCTGTCCTTCACCAAGCCCATTCCCGCCCAAAGCGTGGTTACCGTGAACTACTCATGGTCCGAAAAGCTTGATGTGGTGTATACCAACTGGAACTGCGACCTCGGCAACTACATCTACTTTCACCAGTAGGCATCCCTGATAAACTCAAAGACTCCGGAGCGTTGGCGCTCCGGAGTCTCCCGCCGTCTTTTTTCCGCCTCCTCCCCTCTTGACCGCCCGCCAGTTTCATCATAGCTAATACATGAACAGTTGTTCATATATTAAATATATCTTCTGCCTGCTCGCTGCGCAGGGGAGGGAGTTTTTCGATGGATCTGATCACCACCTACTTCGCTGCCGTATGGGACATTCTGCTTGAGGCATCCCCCTACGTGCTGTTCGGCTTCTTTGTCGCGGGCCTGCTCAAGGGCTTTCTGCCCGCAGACTTCGTGGCCCGCCATCTTGGCAAGGGCAAACGCGCCCCTGTGCTCAAGGCCGCCCTGTTCGGTATTCCGCTGCCGCTGTGTTCCTGCGGCGTCATTCCTGCAGCCGCAGGACTGCGCACACAAGGAGCCAGCAAGGGCGCGACCACCTCGTTTCTCATCTCCACGCCGGAAACCGGTGTGGATTCCATGGCAGTCACGTACGCCCTGCTCGATCCACTGATGACGGTGCTGCGACCGCTGGCGGCCTTCATATCCGCCATTACGGCGGGGCTGCTTGTAGATATCCTGCCCGCGGAAAGAGACACCTTCCGCCCGCAGTCAGCCACTGCCCCTGCCGCCCCCGAACGCCCGCAGACGACCCTGCATGCCTTCGACCGGGTACAGTCTATTACGCCGGAAGCCCATAGCGGGTGCGGATGCGGCAGCAATGGGTGCACAGACACGCCGGCCGGTGCGCCGACCGCCGCAACGGAACACTCCCCTTCCGTCATGGAGCGTTTCCGCAAGGGCATGCGTTTCGCCTTTGGCGAGCTCATCGCAGACATCGGCAAATGGCTGATCATCGGCATCTTCATAGCCGCCCTCATCACCACCTTCCTGCCCATTTCCTTCATTGAAAACTATGTGGGCGACGGCCTCTTCGGCATGATGCTCATGGTAATCGTAGGCGTGCCCATGTACGTTTGCGCCACGGCCTCCACCCCCATCGCCGCAGCACTTGCACTGAAGGGGCTTTCCCCCGGCGCGGCACTGGTCTTTCTGCTTGCCGGTCCCGCCACCAACGCGGCCACCATCACCGTTGTCTCCCGAATGCTGGGCAAGCGCGTGGCCGCCGTCTATGTGGCCAGCATCGCCGTGGTATCTGTGCTGCTGGGACTGGCTGTGAATCAGGTTTACGGAGTGCTTGGGTTCTCCGTCAGCAACTGGGTGCATGCCACGGAAGAACACGGCCACAGTTTCATTGCCGTGATTTCCGCTCTGGTTCTAATTGGCCTCGTGGCAAAGCAGATGCTGCAAAGCTACATGAGCCGCGGACACGGGCATGGCTGCAGTTCGCACGGCTGCTCCTGCAGCTGATCAGGTTTTTCATGAAGTTTTCCCGTGGGGTGCGGCAATCCGGAAGGGAGCCGCACCCCTTCTTGATTCCGGCCCGCCAGATGGCGCAACTGCCGCAATAATTTGAAGCTCTACTGCCAATACATAACTTAAACAAGATTGACACACATCACTTCCTCGCCCATATTCAATATATGGGTAAAGAAGTATCGACTGCCGTCCAAACGGGATTTTCACCCGGGCGGCTCCCCTCAGCACCCTGCAAGCCTGCGGGACGCATCCGGCTCCCGTACGGAGGCTGACATGGCACTCACACAACAGACCGAAGCACAATTCAACGCCCTGACAGACGCCTTTCGCACCAGACTGCGCAAGGTATCGGACAGCGGCCAGACGCAGGACCGTGTGCAGCGCATCATGCTGGCATTGGGCTATGCCATGGCCCTGACCCCCACGGGCAACCCCGGATTCACCCGGGCCG is drawn from Desulfovibrio mangrovi and contains these coding sequences:
- a CDS encoding GntR family transcriptional regulator, encoding MIQRSTYSEQVVEYLKDKILNGEIQSGQRIKESVVAAELQISRAPVREALLELMREGIVVSRPQVGKSVVSLTAKQILDSYVLGGVLEGFGIAQTINQFSEGDFARLTEIVEKMGEIAAGSRDLNELTRLDHEFHNTLFDKVDNELLVEFSQRSSRRVTHFLLSHHLKALYAPETIYRRHKALLEVLKTGDGMAIEQHMRHHYRETGELMAQYGSDVFSG
- a CDS encoding SO_0444 family Cu/Zn efflux transporter; translated protein: MDLITTYFAAVWDILLEASPYVLFGFFVAGLLKGFLPADFVARHLGKGKRAPVLKAALFGIPLPLCSCGVIPAAAGLRTQGASKGATTSFLISTPETGVDSMAVTYALLDPLMTVLRPLAAFISAITAGLLVDILPAERDTFRPQSATAPAAPERPQTTLHAFDRVQSITPEAHSGCGCGSNGCTDTPAGAPTAATEHSPSVMERFRKGMRFAFGELIADIGKWLIIGIFIAALITTFLPISFIENYVGDGLFGMMLMVIVGVPMYVCATASTPIAAALALKGLSPGAALVFLLAGPATNAATITVVSRMLGKRVAAVYVASIAVVSVLLGLAVNQVYGVLGFSVSNWVHATEEHGHSFIAVISALVLIGLVAKQMLQSYMSRGHGHGCSSHGCSCS
- a CDS encoding hydantoinase/oxoprolinase family protein, whose translation is MNEQHQYIIGVDAGGTYTDAVIMDAASGRVIASAKRPTTHYNLSEGITAVLGAVMQDSQIPPQAVALTSISTTLATNALVEGKGADVGLFVIGFNQRLEVPAVAARYIPGGHSIKGEECEPLGVNFVLDGLQELHGQVDAWAVCGSMAFKNPAHELVTAKAIQLAAKLPVFCSHEASMRAGMKERATTACLNAQLLPVMRDFLDGMSRALCSLNIGGSVYVVRGDARAMPMEEALRQAASTVASGPAATALFGSHQSRLQDASIQDALILDVGGTTTDITLIRSGKPVIDEGGMTIGKWETHVEAVEMFTVGVGGDSFVCPVKDGGFSLGPSRVLPLCMAGDLPAPEGWLSHGLNARCILAAPALTEEDKAGDDILRLLAEHGPATPEQIMRSLKLAEITVEQRLAKLARRQKVIETGFTPTDALHVLDMLHLGNADASSAAAALLGAPRQQDARAFARSVLHEAERIIEETVLRHVTRREVGGGLAAFLADRDKHSLITVDVALNVPMIGIGAAARMLLPEVAKRLRTTITFPERHEVGNALGAALMARPLLQGNGTTDSQQV
- a CDS encoding FG-GAP repeat domain-containing protein, translating into MRHWLLTTSFLTCAMLGLFGMAGCTPKNAQQNSMAVPYSLNPDFATNPFALGDGGQWGTGLALADIDRNGYPDLVVSAGNDKDNQNVVVYFNSGGNNISATPGWSSADKDHHGTLAVGDIDGNGWPDVAVSVFLGKDLSYEGGGVKVYYNYGPPNYLTAAPTIIDTGYPSYGCALGDMDGDGDLDLAVAGGEPIPEVESFATQTCGDAKAPKRHEGTFAARAKATELAGAGGTQEPPFVTQGRIYINNGGTFSKDAVWTTSDSFVAMAVEFADANYDGLMDVIFQSAPVRIYLGMQVNGKGGIQTTPGWMSTDANYYGNGFDYASSMTLPGSLEKPVFSIAASSNSYMGQGRGGFSLYRFLSPFVIQYTPHNSTPNWQSRYGDWGSGVRLSDVDSDGDLDMLTHRWNTPGFNDLNGRLLIYQGNGGLFTETPVWESAATSIIEVIQVADLDRKDEQSATVDITISDENWSPAQVGQSVVYLPQQVIASVNTVSVNGILLNAGKDYVFVTGRNWLSFTKPIPAQSVVTVNYSWSEKLDVVYTNWNCDLGNYIYFHQ